One segment of Niabella beijingensis DNA contains the following:
- a CDS encoding DUF4185 domain-containing protein: MRSLKCILLGLVLSGIPGVYGQSGTLQGVVIPGPVKKVARVTGAARATDTVPNPNRTDHFYNVGGTDLGIAWEMGDGTVGLFFGDSYGRDFKPGAGGPGNAGSWRSNVLAFSTDKEPANGIRFDSMRTAAGSKDAREIIPSRHDPDCKGDHTMIPTAAIHAGNREVVHCMNIHCWEVPGKWRTNYSALFFSEDRGNTWRSGGVRFTADSKFAQAALAKKDGFVYLYGTPAGRQGAIYLLRVREEAIAFKNAYEYWSKNGWVKERETAADPVVEAPAGEMSVRYNQQLKRWIMLYLDAGRKAIVLRDAPEPQGIWSAPEIVVRSSDYPGLYGSFIYPFESDTQLYFLMSEWKAYNVFLMKVDLKRAGK, from the coding sequence ATGCGATCATTGAAATGTATTTTGTTAGGGCTTGTCCTGAGCGGCATCCCGGGAGTATACGGGCAGTCAGGTACCCTGCAGGGAGTGGTCATTCCGGGTCCTGTAAAAAAAGTGGCCCGCGTTACCGGTGCTGCCCGTGCAACGGATACGGTTCCCAATCCGAACCGGACAGATCATTTTTATAATGTAGGCGGCACCGATCTGGGCATTGCCTGGGAAATGGGCGATGGTACCGTGGGACTTTTTTTCGGAGACAGTTATGGCCGTGATTTCAAACCGGGAGCGGGTGGCCCGGGGAATGCCGGCAGCTGGCGTTCCAATGTGCTGGCTTTTTCAACCGATAAGGAGCCTGCCAACGGGATCCGCTTCGACAGTATGCGTACGGCTGCGGGAAGCAAAGATGCCCGGGAGATCATCCCGAGCCGCCACGATCCGGATTGCAAAGGCGATCATACCATGATACCCACTGCGGCCATCCATGCCGGGAACAGGGAAGTGGTTCATTGTATGAATATACACTGCTGGGAAGTGCCGGGAAAATGGCGCACCAATTATTCCGCGCTCTTTTTTTCTGAAGACAGGGGAAATACGTGGCGCTCCGGCGGCGTGCGCTTTACTGCAGACAGCAAATTTGCCCAGGCGGCACTGGCCAAAAAAGACGGGTTTGTTTATCTGTACGGCACACCGGCCGGCCGGCAGGGTGCCATCTATCTTTTACGGGTAAGGGAAGAGGCGATCGCTTTTAAGAACGCGTATGAATACTGGAGCAAAAATGGTTGGGTCAAGGAAAGAGAAACCGCGGCGGATCCCGTTGTGGAAGCGCCCGCAGGGGAAATGTCGGTACGCTATAATCAACAACTGAAACGGTGGATCATGCTGTATCTTGATGCGGGCCGGAAGGCGATCGTACTACGCGATGCTCCCGAACCTCAGGGAATATGGAGTGCCCCGGAAATAGTGGTCCGCTCTTCGGACTATCCGGGTTTATACGGATCGTTTATTTATCCTTTTGAAAGT